The genomic window GTTTGGGCGTAAGAATTGTTATCGACTTGGGATAAGGAGTACTATTACTAAGTCTTGTCACTCTCATTGCGACTTGTACGACTCTTTTGCATAATGACGTCTAGGGATGTAATGGGTTCATGAGGACTAAAGCTGTTTCAGCAAGTATCTTGTGAAATAAGTCTTCATCACTTCACATAATTGGGTCCGAATAGTGAAGAAGGTTCAAATGCTTCAGGGAGGGAATTTCCCCAACTATACCTTGGATGTttaaagataaagaaaaaaacttcaaatagTAAACCCGGTTGATAAGTTTTAGGAATGTAACTCTTTTCCAAGTCCGAAAACAGTATATGAGAAGTTAGTAATATTctaaagcttttgaaaatacaCGGTCGATGAGGTAAGAAATGAATTTCACTGACTATCCTACGATGTGAGAATGATCAAGTTGGTAAGACGTTAAGCTTCAAACTTTTTGAAGTCCTCATTGGCGGCAAACTAATTTGTAGCAGAGGCTTCTAGTTGGCTGCAACAAAAAAAGTTCACAAATTGCTTTAACGACTAGAGACTGGGAGAAGATCTACTGTCTCGCCTTTCCCTAAAAACACTGTGTGCAATTAGTAAGCTCCATAATACTCCATGGGATCTATTGGTTATTAACGAAGAAGAAactgactatatatatatatatatatatatactaagtTTCGTAAAGTAGACCAGTCAATGATTGGTGGCCTCTCAGTTtaattagaatgaaaaagacGTTATGTCATTATTTATTAATGGCCCAATAGCACCTTGGATTTTGTGCACTTTGTTCTTTGTTATCCTTGGTGCACCTGCAGCCTATAGAAACCAGACAAAATAGGCACATCCAAACCCCAGGGAACGAGCACGTCCCTcggcgggagagagagaaagagagagttgtGGCTAGTGGATACCTGTGATAACGTCTAATTCCAGCACATTGCTGATTTGAGGGCCATGGCGGAAGGATTGGCCACTGATCCCTCCATTAGAGAGCGTTCCACCAACTGTAAGATACAAATAATCCGTCCACGAACGTGGTGCAAGCCCATGCTTCAAGGTCTTGCGAAGCACGTCTATCCACAGTTCGCCACCTCCAACATCTATATAGCATTTCTCTTCACTTGAGCAGCCAAAGCTGTTAGCGTTCTCATTATTAATGGCGCCACTGTTCAGGGACATCATTTCTATGACAACACCATTCCCTGCCTGTGCTTGCCCATGTAGGGAATGTGCATGGCCCCTTGCTGTTATGGGAAATGGTTCAACCGACTCGTAAGACAACTTGATGAAGGCTGAAATGCTATTGGTAGAAGGCGGCCGGAAAACTGCAGACGGCACATTCCGGTGCATCCTGCCAAAATCGGTAGAGGCGCGGGTAATGGCATGTGAATCCATACTTATGTGTTTGGATAGTTCAGTAGGAAGGTGATTGAACCATGGCTGGAATAATGGACAAAGCAAGGATGAAAAAAGAGTTGCTATAAACATAAGGAAGGTGGTGGAATTCATGTGTGTTGGTGATAGATGCTGCAGGGATGTTCTTGGGGTGTATATAGAGGTAAAGGAGGGGAAAATAACGAGGGAAGATCTTTGAGACGTGAGAAGTAGATTCTGGATAACGGATTGTTGTCTGCTTCtcattttttggtattttctaAAAGGGGCCTTAGGATTCATAGCAAActctttcttattatttttcctaaatcacttttttttgtacCAATATAAGACAACATCGGGTAGATgaacaaattaaagaaagataGAGCAGAAGCTCAGAGGAAAAGAACAGGAGCATTACAAAAAAACAACGGTCTTTGCTGATCAGAACCAACATCCAGAATACTACAATTTAATTGATTCTACAGATTCCTCAGGATAGAACAGCTTGATCTCATGCTATACTTGTAGATTATCGTGTCCATTAGTCTAAAGTACTCGTCTGTAGAGTACGTAAAGAGGCCTAGATTCCAAGGgcatattattataaaaaagttGCCTTACAGGCAAAACTAAggtaaatgaaaaaggaagCCGTAGCACTGACACAAATTTAATTAGTGTTTAatttctttacaaaaataagACTTGTGCAAGTCAAAATGTGCCGCTAAAGTTACTGTAAAGCGTTCCCATAGTAATCAAGCTGGAAGTAGGTTTATTAATCGAGGGTATGTAGTTGACCTCAAATACTTCTTTTCAAAGAAACATGAAGATGTATAAtaatttcttgtttcaaatgCTCTAATCATGAAATGTATAAAAAACACAAACCAGTTATAAGTTAATCTTCATAAAGATAAGGTGCAGGATCTCAGTTTATATTGTCTCTGCAATCTATTCTTGTCAAGAACTTAAGCATGCCCTTTCATTATGGGTCAAGGTGGTCGGCATATCCTGGAGGAAGGACTTTCATGACGAgacaaaatgaacataaagACAAGGACTCTGCCATGCATGTCTGTAACTTGAGCCCAagatgagatgttcaaattgcTATAGATCAGGAAGAGTAGATGGATAAACAAAATCTTGATGACTACTGCTCTGTAGATAGCTGCAGCACCTTACCATATGGACCAAAAATATCCAAGATTTGGGGGCTTTTCATAGGATACTGGAAATCTATGTCTGATAAAGGTTAGTAGGACGTGCATAATTCTCCCTCACAAGTTGGTCGTCAAGCAGCTTGGACAGCATGCAGATTATGGTTCAGAATGTTTAGACAGACAGTGGAGCTCGCACAGTTGCAGAGCAAGTTGATCATATATGTTGATCTACGTCCTTTTCAAGCAATTTCATTCACAAAAGTTGGCATGCATATCAAGGAACTTGGACTTATTGCACATGGATAACTGTGTGAGTGATTGACAAGTCATAAAGTTATATTGTCACTATGGCAATTAGCAATTTACTACCATGATGTTTCCCATACGTTGTTAAGTTTACTGGGAAAAGAAAAGTTAGTTTGGTCTTGGATGGTAATGGACTCAGGCTACCCAGCTTTTTCAGAataaaacacatatatatatatatatatatatatatatatatatttatacacacacatatatatatatatattatatatatttatatatatatatatatatatatatatatagagagagagagagagagagagagaaagcccataaaatgagaatataaacaagatttggggacaagaggtcccctaaatacaaaaacaatccgcaaaaaaaaCATACCgcaaaaaacacaagcaggaacaacaaatatacaatacaatgcacagaaaaataggagagaaaaggaaagacgaAGCGGTACAGTCACCCAGCCGCAGTCAGGCGGCAGCGCTTTAACTgaatggcgaactggatatccccttgcacaagacgagccacaaaatctggtgaagagaagatacccctgaagaccctgttgttgcgctccacccaaatgcgccaccaagctgaaatgagccacgacctccagacatgaccccaggaagcagtcaggtggggggaaggacaaaagaggaagagaagacgAATGAatggtgggtttggaagattactaacaagggaaggccaagtaGAATCAAGGACACTAgaaaaaaaagggcaagaagtaaaaaggtggacccgagactcagtcgcAACAAGACATAGGGGACACTGATTAGCCAAACTGATGTCAAGgcgctgtaggtgatcaaaagtGTTAGACAAAAGCAATGGTACGAGGAGATgggccaggagaccaaagagaccggggggggggggggagtgaCGCGACAGAAGGACCAAAGGatgccaggtagcaagaagaaaaagtgaactcacgggtaggtgaaagGGGTCAGGATGGGGCCGTggacgatgagaggtcagcaaggcggaggaaaagaagaaggacagaaagcatgtcggaccaaaagtgagagggggagGTGTGAAAGATAGAACTATGCCAGACCGGATCCGCGTGAATGAGAGAGAGGTGACACTTGAcggaattgatagaaagacccgagatgagctcaaagaCCCGAAGGATGAGCCACGTTCTCACAATCTGCTGGCGGGAAGCACTGCCGAACAGGAGAAAATCATCTCGGCGAGTTATTAGCCCTCATTAACAATAGGCAAGGCCGGCGAGTTGGGATCAATAACTTTTTGTATTGCATCTATCTCAAGATGGAGAACTTATATAGGGAATGGTAAATATGCACCTCAACTTCGTGCTCTTCCTTTGGGTCGAAAAAGTAAAGCCTTTATGGAGACAGAAATGGTGTGTGGAAATTAATTTGTGCAGAAAAATTTTGTTTGCTTAGCAGactaatgaacaagaagaaaataaatttaaattgtaGGTTTGAGCTTGCCTGGCGCTCTTTCTCTTTAGATTGTAGAACTGGCTACCATTGTCTGCCATGTGGTTAAACAGTTTATGCTTTAAAAGTCAAGATTGGGTGCATTGAAATTGCATAAATGCTGTAAAACCACTGTAATTGCATAAAAGTTCAACAAGTCCTGTCCGGCCTTAGATGCATTTTGCAGGTTGTAACTTCTAAAGCACAGAAGTTAGCTAGTTTTTGATAACTTGGCTCGATCATGTGGTTATGCAATGACTGAAAATTCAAATATTGTTTAATTGTACGGACAACAAAGACAACAAAATCCTATCTAGGCATCAATAAAGCGATCCCAGAGCTAAATGTATAACTTGGACCATAAATACCACACCCAATCTATTATTCTTTCCAAAAAGGCCTCCATTAGTTCCTTTGGACTGTAGTTGCACAAAATCTGaatctccttcttctttttcagaaCCTCTCGCTGCATGTGGAGACTAAAGAACTGAGGCTTTTCCAAATATTAAAGCTGCCGGCGCCAGGGTCCAATCACATTTTTCGGTTTTTGCTGTTGATTCAATGAACACTTCCCTTTCTTTGTCCATTTTGGAGCACTTTTCCTAATTTGTCTTGTAGACACAGTACGCCCATCTGTTTGTCTATTCCACACGTCAGataacaaaagaacaaaagaaaaagcgaACCCTCTGAACCTGAAAACACTCTGAGGAAGAGTGAGAACTGATCGATCTCCTATACTTGGACAAGGGGGCCATCACCATCATCAGGTCATCATCTCATTAGCTAAATATGCAACAGAGTCAAGCACAAGAGAATTGCCAAGTTATGACCTCCTTCGCTTATCACAACATATAATAATCGATAAACCTAAACCGACAAATTATCTAACTTGGATTAATACTTCCTTTCGGCTAATACTTTTTTAAGATTTCTGAAACCAAAGTGAAGAAGAACTGGGtcgttttgatataaaataatttatcatCAGCAATATTACATATTTGGTTATTCGAATACGTGTTACAAAAATTCTAGTGGGTATTCAGTTTATAAACGAATGGCAGCAGTGTCTGCAGAGTGGATGGCCTGAATTGCAGAAGAAACAGACTTTCACTCACTAATTAGAAGCCATTTATCTCAGTACGATTTTCAGGGAGCCTTGGAAGCCTTCTATAAGTTAATGCCAGATCATCATCTCTTTCATCATTGATTGCACAACCTATTCCTTTGAGATGGCCAGGGATCTTTCAAGGAACATACGGCACAAGTTCAAAGTGCATTAGTTTCGTCAATCATCTGTGGCCACAAGAGAATTGAAGCTGTAAATGCCACTTATGATGTCCACTTATTCGTCAATAAAACTATTACcaatgaaaagcaaaacagaaaTTGAAACATTTCTTAGAAGAAAACAAGACAAAGTGGATTAAATAATGTATCTCCACACTGACAGACAGCATGTGCATGTACGTGAAATGAGAACAAAATGAACAGCTAAAAAGGAATACAGAAGGACCACATagccaggggcggagccagaaattttttatgaatggtgacgaattaaagtttctaaattttgactagagccgaaatatcattttttaaaatttttatataaaacaagttttctaaaatttagatgtaatttttttttaaaaataatttgaggtggggccagggcctaTGCAGGCCCTGCCTTGGCTCTGACCTGACATAGCTTAAGCGAGTAAAGGGGCATAAGATCAGTTCGATCTTTCCAGATCTTGCATTGCCACCGCTTGATGTTATGACAACTGACTTCGCGTAATTTCTAGctaaaacatttgttttttctttcacaaatcTAACAATATTGATGCATATTCACTTCAGTTTATTTGTTAAGAATGGAAACTGTTTCTGCTGAATaatgaatatgatttttattttatggcCAAATGTTTTCTGAAAAGTTTGAgtcatttgattttcaaatcttAATATATGGACACCTGTAAACGCATATGGAAAAATTGAACAAATCGAGTGCTGTTTCTTATAATACCAGTAATATAGAACATTTTGTATGGTTATTTTGCCAAAATAGTAAAAGTAGCTTCAATGTCAGTATATAGATGAGAAGAATACCAAGGTTGTGACTTTGTGTCAGCCAATTATATTTAAGCATTGCATGAAGAGAGATGTGGCTCACATTCTGctaacaaaacataaaaaaaaaggacagcaAGTTGAGTAATTTTATAAGGTGTCAAAAATGGCTCGAAAAGAAGGATAATTCTTTCCCTGCTAAAGTCGATAAGCGCCACACCATCTTACCTACCATGGAAAGCATGTTGACACAGTGGGACAATTTAAGTTTGATACTGCCTAAGAACTGTATAAATGCACCCACATGCGTACATGTTTTGGGCATAAAGAATTTGGATGTGGGTCAGTATAAACAATAAAGTATAAACCCTACTTGGTTGTGTTCAATACAGGGGATCCAACTTCTGAAATCAAGAGGAAAGTGCCTCTACCACTAAACTCAATTAATACCCTTGGATCAAGAGTTCAATGCTCTACGATCTTATAAGTATCTGCCCAACTGCAGTTTgtctataaaagaaaaaaacatgtaagtttccataaagaaaagtttaaaacattcaGTTTCTCTATAGATTCTGCTTTTCTCTGCATTTGGTTAGTCCTTAAGATTTTGTAGAGTCCTTATTCAATCTTAATTTTGATTTGCATCCACGCAAATTAATGAAAACATGCAACGATTAAAATATATTGTGAGCTCAGTGCCACGACGATTGTAAGCTGagcaaattaaaaatttcttttttcattactAGCTAAAACAGCAGGCATCGTACGTTAAATGCATGCTTTGTTGCTGCCGGCATTCTTATTATTTCCATTCGCCACACtacgtatatatacatacatatattgcAATGCCATGCTACAAGCTGCTGGGCGGCGAGTGCTGAAAGCTACTGCATGTAGCTGGTTTAACAGTTGAAGTAACAGAAGCATGCGAATCCAGGGAACTGGAAATGGCATGCCCCATGCGTGGCGTGCTCCCAGTTTCGGCACTGATCGTTGCACTTATTAGAGTCGGTGCACACTCCCGACCATGTTGTGCTCCTCCTCTCGCAGAGCTTCGCTGCCCCGATTTGGATCCCTGACGATCACAACAGGAAAAGTGAGAAATGGGACACTAGGGACGCGCATGGTTATCCAGCAAATAGTAAGATCAGGGGGACATTTAGTtagtaattctttttttttttaaaagtatgttaTCTAtagtccttttatttttttcgattttcatttttgtcttctcaaaaagttttttttttttttctgtgtgaaccAGAGGTATTTTTCTTATAACTATAATGGTGCATGAAAATTATGTGCACCAgtatggtgcatataaccaggtcCTCTTTTTTAGTGGTCGAGTGGCATGATTATAAGGGATTAGATGCTGCCATGTGTAAGGTGGCCTTTCAATAAAATTCAAATGGTAATTGTCATTTGCAActttggaaaaaataattttacatatTACACTTTGTAAAGCATTAATCAAGTTAAGTGGATAGTTCATAATCGTGAAGTATATAGACACTAGATCACGACCAACAATTGGATAACTCCTCCATCTGTTTCCTTCTTACATATATAGGATTTGAGTTGTCACGATTCAGAGAACAGTATATATGATACAGGCACACACACTAATTTTTTCAGAAGTGGACTTAAGAATTGGAGGCTCTTAATGCAGTAGATATTATAGCCCAGGGATATAGAAAGCACGCACGGTCTAAGTTATTAAGAGAGAATGCGGTATAATATATATGCGGCCTTCATTTGTATATTTCGAAACTTTATTAATCAAAGGTGGCAGAGGATCTATGAAACTAGTTTATTTGTTTGAGAAAACAGAAAGGAGATTTTGACAGAAATTCGTAAATGAAAGAAGGTTTAAGTTTTTGCATATCATTCATTTATTCAAACTTTTGCGCAAGATAAAACCTTCATCCAGTACATGGAAAACTTGACCGATCACAACTAAAGTAATGGCATATATATGGATGCCAATAAACCGACACAAAGACATATCAGAAAATTCTCCAAGTCAGAAAGGGATAGCTCACCGGGGCCGGCAGcgacgaggaggaggatcagGACGGTGACCATGAAAGCAAAATGAAGAGATTTAGCCATCTTGTGGTTACGTCGCAGAATTAGCGCAAGGAGAAGGAAATTTATAGATAGACATCAGTATTCGTTCTTCTTCGTTCTAGATCGAAAAGAGAATGAGGTCTGTCCTTGGTGCTAGTGAACCAACATTTAATCTGTGGCAGAAGCCATTGGCCAAGATCATCGCTTAGAGCAGACGCAATTAATGTTTACTTAAAAAGCAGAAGATTACAAAAACAAAGGTtggtgaggaagaagagcacAAAATGAACCAACTCCCAGAATATCGTCCTATCTGCATGAGTCTGAGCCTGCGTGTCTGTgtatgagagaaagagagggaggcaAGTGCCGAAATGAAGAATGGCGAACACAGGTGATTAGAACTAAGGAATATTGTCAAGATTCAGATACAGGCTAGTGTCTGATCTGAATTAGCTAGTTAAAGAATGCTACCAGTGGGGTTTGATAAGAAGATCCAAACCTCATTTGTGATGGGTCTGACAATGAAGATCGAGTAATGAAGTTCAAGTTAGGATGTCCCAAGTAGAATTCCACTGAGAATTCAATTTTACATAATAACTGACTAGtttaactttattttattttatttgataagGATATTCTAAAACAAATGCTCGCGGAATTAAACAAGGGTGGTAGACATTGGAAAAGAACATTGCCTGATCCAAAACGGTAAAAATTTCAAGGGTCAAGTTGAGAAGATCTGAGGGTTCATGCAATTTGGCAGAAAAGATGGcgttttcttcatttaagaattatttttaatttgcctAAACCTCAGCCTGTAGAGGTGCCTGCATCTGTGCAAGAACTAACCACTCGACTGCActtcttttagaaaatataGTAATTGTTGGTAGTGAAAAATTGCAGAAAGGAGCTTAAAGTTTGGGCAGATGACAAATCACTGCACAGCTTTTAAAAAGCGAACGAATATATAGACGCTTAACTTTGATTCGAAGGACCGACAAAAGAAAACTATCTTTCATCGGTCAAAGGAGAAGCACTTCTGcatgataaatatttttgtcatgtCAAATGAAAAGTTATGTTTTAAGTCATTAGGCGGCACTCTGAAAATTTCTCTTAAAAGTTCAGTGCTCATtgttattttagaaaataatttgcTATTTGTCCAAGCATTTAGtatctttttgtaatttttttttctttttacagttaaaatttaaagatgAGCAAGGATTAAGTATTGTCATACTTCAAGATTAAGATTTATTCAAAAGAATCCTATTTGATTTCCAATAGACATCAAGTGTCAAAGATAACATcggtaaaaaagaaaacaacgtCTGCGTTTAGCTATGTTGTCGGTTAAGAAAATGTCGGTAAAAACTATCACCAACATTTCTGCAGTTTTCTATGGCGCATATCCGATTCAATAACCATATATTCTAAGAGGGTGGCATTCATGGACATGATCATTAGGGTTTTAAATGGATTAGATCTGCTTTGAAGGTTTTATAGTTTTCATTCTATCGGATACGAATTACGTACGTGCATTGATTCACCTGTCCTCAAAAGACCTTCAGCTGTCTTGTTCTTTGGCATTCCATGAGACATAGGTTTTCCTTGCATAAAAAACACACCTACGTGCGTCTGTCAATtgtaacatatttttcaattacattaactgtaaaatgagattttttagattatatatatatataaaagaaaaacatgtcacatttttttttttatttttctctcaactgtcCATTATGATGGATCAGATAATCCTCTTGAATGAGTTAGGAGGAGAACAGAGTtactatttaatttttctgcacacacacacacacacacacatatatatatatatatatatatatatatatatatatatatatatatatatatatatatatatatatataatcgggCTGTATGTGTGGGTGtcacaaagagagaaagagagagggagagagagaaccatcTGTATATCCAATTCGAATTCAAACAGAGTTCAGCTAACTTGACTAAATTAACAGAGcttaaatattttacaattaAGCTCACCAAAACTTTTAGTTAAATATTTTCTGCAGAGATCCAAATGTGAAAGCTGACTTGCCTAcacaatcaataaaataaattttcaaataatcaaTATACTAAACATGCCTTAACGAAAACAGAAAGACTTTGCTCAGTATGGGCAGTTTCTAATATATGTAAGTGCCCATTCATGTATGAAAAATCTCTGAATCACTCCCACTTcccctccaaaaaaaatttctggctcccaCTGGTTGGTAGATGGTACTCTTGAACATCACCAAGTTGACCGGAGATCGATCACAAGTTTGAAAGGCGCGGCACGGATCACCTAATATTAGAGAAGTTcgatatagtttttttttttttttttgaaaaaaagaaggcGACGTACAGACTTGAccaattctttttcaaaaatattaataatgaaaaattttacacAAGCATGTTAAAAATATTACGAATAATTGCTTTGAAAAATGAACCATGTTACCCAATAATTAAATGCGTGGCTTCACAATTATGAGGTGATCTTATCTCAACCGCAGTATCTGGCAAATAACTTTGACCTCTAGGCCACCCATATGTTAATAACGAACTAGTCaaaattggatataaaaaatGTGAATCATCTGCCCAACATCATTACCTAACTTTTCAGACTTCTACCCCACAATTGGTCTGCAACTCTATATCTTAGTTGGATTTGGACTTTTTGTACTCAGTTTGACTAAGACACGAGGATGTAAATCAAATCCAATTCCTGCCTCTCATTAACTAGATGCTACTATTTTTCTCCGGCTCAGATCAAATTGGATCTTATCAGGTTCAGATATCCCACACACATCCGCTTAGAACATCTTAGAGCTCCccattaaaaaattagaatCCGAATCAACATCTTTAAGGGATGTAACATGGGATGTAACATAGTTGATCGAGCTCCCCATTAGAAAATTAGGATCCAACCACTCTTAATCAACATATTAAGGGATGTAACATAGTTGATCGGATTAGTGAGAGTCAGGTCGTTAGTTTGATTCCTATAAGCATTATTTCTTTAAATTATAAATAATGTAGTTGATGAAATTTCTAAACAACTTTGGCGGACCCTTCTTCTTGCGGTTGCGGCTCACGCTAATCGGGAACAAGTCTCGGTCAACCATGTCATGATATACAGTAAAGTCAAAGAATGAACTGTAAAGATTATGAAAGTGATTTGGCGGATTACGTTATCTGCTCTCGATAAGACTTGATGGCGACCTTAGTTTTCGTCAAAGGTTCGATCGAAGAGCaagaataaacaaataaacacaGAAGGCCCGCCCATTCCCATGATGCTTCAAACTTTGTGGATGACTTTGTCCTCAGTCAATGCATATCGATCTATAGAATCAATGCCCCGAAGAATCCAATGGCGACTCCTGAATCGTTTGTTGAAACGATGTTATCCCTCGTCAGAGAGAGACAGGACAGAGAACCATATCGAGCAAGATTTACTGTGCTGATTTGTGGGCACATTACCATCTGAAAAATCTGACAGATGCCATTTCGTCGCAGTAAAGAAGCAAGAACAGTAGGGACACGCCAGATATCAAAAATTGGCTCTGTCTGTGGCTTTTTGACCAGTAATCAGTGTTATGTGCCCCCACAATTAAACCAGTTTCATTCTACATGCCAACTCCAACATCGGTCAGATCAAGAGATTTGATCTAATTCGCAGTGGAGCCAATGGCGTGAACGGAGAGATCTCATTTTGGAATCTACGTACTGCTAGTGGAGCAAATCTAAGTCTGACAATGGACAGAAGATATAGCGTTGGTCGTCATTATTCGTCTTG from Nymphaea colorata isolate Beijing-Zhang1983 chromosome 6, ASM883128v2, whole genome shotgun sequence includes these protein-coding regions:
- the LOC116255924 gene encoding defensin-like protein 1, coding for MAKSLHFAFMVTVLILLLVAAGPGIQIGAAKLCERRSTTWSGVCTDSNKCNDQCRNWEHATHGACHFQFPGFACFCYFNC